The Pseudomonas sp. G2-4 genome window below encodes:
- a CDS encoding LysR substrate-binding domain-containing protein, translating to MQDLNDLYYFAKVVESGGFAAAGRLLGIPKSRLSRRIAELEARLGARLLQRTTRQLKLTAVGERYLRHCQAMLLEAEMADEAVASMSSEPRGRLRVSSPVGLAHQVLPVAISAFLAKYPQVQLEMILVNRRVDLVSEGIDVALRVRDVGDEDPLLLTRRLRQARLIVVASPALIEGRRIETPEDLKQLPVLGALEADRLVHLRLLNTDGQRVELALEARLGIDDFVVRQACVLAGLGFTLLPGMYCEQELQDGTLVELLPGWSLPDGWLQAVYPHRRGMLPAVRAWIDHLVEAFESCGDRKL from the coding sequence ATGCAAGACCTCAACGATCTCTACTATTTCGCCAAAGTCGTCGAATCCGGTGGATTCGCCGCCGCCGGGCGCCTGCTGGGCATCCCCAAGTCGCGGCTTTCCCGGCGTATCGCCGAGCTGGAAGCACGCCTCGGTGCCCGCCTCCTGCAGCGCACCACCCGCCAGTTGAAACTGACGGCTGTCGGCGAGCGGTATCTGCGCCATTGCCAAGCCATGCTGCTGGAGGCCGAAATGGCCGACGAGGCGGTGGCGAGCATGTCCAGCGAGCCCCGCGGGCGCCTGCGGGTATCGAGCCCCGTGGGGTTGGCCCATCAGGTTCTGCCGGTAGCGATCAGCGCCTTCCTGGCCAAATACCCCCAGGTACAACTGGAAATGATCCTGGTGAATCGCCGCGTGGACTTGGTAAGTGAAGGCATCGATGTCGCCTTGCGCGTGCGCGATGTGGGCGACGAAGACCCGTTGCTACTGACCCGGCGCTTGCGCCAGGCGCGCCTGATCGTGGTCGCCAGCCCGGCACTCATCGAAGGACGGCGGATCGAAACCCCAGAAGATCTCAAGCAACTGCCCGTGCTAGGAGCGCTGGAGGCTGATCGCCTGGTACACCTGCGCCTGCTCAATACCGATGGACAACGTGTCGAACTGGCCCTTGAAGCACGCCTGGGCATCGATGACTTCGTCGTGCGTCAAGCCTGTGTCCTCGCTGGCCTGGGTTTTACCTTATTACCCGGCATGTATTGCGAGCAGGAATTGCAGGACGGCACACTGGTGGAATTATTGCCCGGATGGTCGCTGCCCGATGGTTGGCTGCAGGCGGTCTACCCGCATCGTCGCGGCATGCTGCCGGCGGTGCGCGCATGGATCGACCATCTGGTGGAAGCGTTTGAGAGCTGTGGAGATAGAAAGCTATGA
- a CDS encoding undecaprenyl-diphosphate phosphatase: MDLWTAFSALILGVVEGLTEFLPISSTGHQIIVADLLEFGGERSMAFNIIIQLGAILAVVWEFRRKIFDVVLGLPTQPSARRFTANLLIAFLPAVVLGVLFADLIHQYLFNPITVAAALVVGGLVMLWAEKRQHQVHAETVDEITWKDSLKVGLAQCIAMIPGTSRSGATIIGGLLFGLSRKTATEFSFFLAMPTMVGAAVYSGYKYRELFVPADFPVFAIGFVTAFIFAMIAVKGLLRFIASHSYAVFAWYRIAFGLLILATWQFGWVDWTAAKP, from the coding sequence ATGGATTTGTGGACCGCCTTTTCGGCACTGATTCTTGGCGTGGTAGAAGGTTTGACGGAGTTCCTGCCGATTTCCAGCACGGGGCACCAGATCATTGTCGCTGACTTGCTCGAGTTTGGCGGCGAGCGTTCGATGGCGTTCAACATTATCATCCAGCTGGGTGCGATCCTGGCCGTGGTCTGGGAGTTTCGGCGCAAAATCTTCGACGTGGTACTGGGCCTGCCGACTCAACCCAGCGCCCGTCGGTTTACCGCCAACCTGCTGATCGCCTTCCTGCCGGCCGTGGTGTTGGGCGTACTGTTTGCCGACCTGATCCACCAATACCTGTTCAATCCGATCACCGTGGCCGCGGCGCTGGTGGTGGGTGGCTTGGTCATGCTCTGGGCGGAGAAGCGCCAGCACCAGGTGCACGCCGAAACAGTGGACGAGATCACTTGGAAGGATTCGCTGAAAGTCGGTCTGGCCCAGTGCATTGCGATGATCCCCGGCACTTCCCGTTCAGGCGCGACCATTATTGGCGGGTTGTTGTTCGGGCTGTCGCGCAAGACCGCGACCGAGTTCTCGTTCTTCCTGGCGATGCCGACCATGGTCGGGGCGGCCGTCTACTCCGGCTATAAGTACCGGGAGCTATTCGTTCCGGCGGACTTCCCGGTGTTCGCCATCGGTTTCGTCACCGCGTTCATTTTCGCCATGATTGCGGTCAAAGGCCTGCTGCGATTCATCGCCAGCCACAGCTATGCGGTGTTCGCCTGGTACCGGATCGCTTTCGGCCTGCTGATTCTGGCCACCTGGCAGTTCGGTTGGGTGGACTGGACGGCTGCCAAGCCATGA
- a CDS encoding MmcQ/YjbR family DNA-binding protein: MSLSEEDVARFCLSLPGAREDYKWGGVRVFSVAGNKMFALQGLRGDSLAFKVDKDLFLGHCDRPGIHPAPYLARAQWIIMEVPYPLGAEELRGLLQRSHQLVVSKLPKRVQIGLLL; encoded by the coding sequence ATGAGTTTGAGCGAAGAGGATGTCGCGCGGTTTTGCCTGAGTTTGCCCGGCGCCCGGGAAGACTACAAATGGGGCGGCGTGCGGGTGTTCTCCGTCGCCGGGAACAAGATGTTCGCCCTCCAAGGCCTGCGCGGGGATTCGTTGGCGTTCAAGGTCGACAAGGACTTGTTCCTCGGTCATTGCGACCGCCCGGGTATTCATCCGGCGCCTTATCTGGCACGGGCCCAGTGGATCATCATGGAGGTGCCCTACCCGCTGGGTGCCGAAGAACTGCGTGGCCTGCTGCAACGCTCTCACCAATTGGTGGTCAGCAAATTGCCCAAGCGCGTGCAGATCGGGTTGCTGCTCTAG
- a CDS encoding D-2-hydroxyacid dehydrogenase family protein: MAVQIAVIDDWQDVARDVVDWSVLDSIGQVTFIHDFPADHDTLAERLQRFEVICVMRERTVFDEGLLRRLPNLKLLLTGGMRNAALDLKTAAKLGIQVCGTDSYKHAAPELTWALVMALTRNLVQEANALRAGLWQQGLGGDLHGKTLAILGLGSIGTRVAQFGQVFGMRVIAWSQNLTAEKAAEAGVTYVSKQALFEQADILSVHLVLSERTRGLVDAQALGWMKPGALLVNTARGPIVDEPALIDALQHKRLGGAALDVFAQEPLPSDHPFRTLDNVLATPHVGYVSRQNYRQFYSLMIEDLRAWAAGKPIRLLTPVG, from the coding sequence ATGGCGGTGCAAATAGCAGTCATCGACGATTGGCAAGACGTGGCCCGCGACGTGGTGGACTGGTCGGTGCTGGACAGCATCGGCCAGGTGACCTTTATCCACGACTTTCCCGCCGACCACGACACCCTCGCCGAGCGCTTGCAGCGCTTCGAGGTGATCTGTGTGATGCGCGAACGCACAGTGTTCGACGAAGGCCTGCTGCGGCGCCTGCCGAATCTCAAGCTGTTGCTCACCGGCGGCATGCGCAATGCCGCCCTGGACCTGAAAACTGCCGCCAAGCTGGGCATCCAGGTGTGCGGTACCGACAGCTATAAGCACGCCGCCCCCGAATTGACCTGGGCGCTGGTCATGGCCCTGACCCGCAACCTGGTCCAGGAAGCCAATGCCCTGCGCGCCGGCCTGTGGCAGCAAGGTTTGGGCGGTGATCTGCACGGCAAGACCCTGGCGATCCTCGGCCTGGGGAGCATCGGTACGCGGGTGGCGCAGTTCGGCCAGGTGTTCGGCATGCGGGTGATCGCCTGGAGCCAGAACCTCACCGCTGAAAAAGCCGCTGAAGCCGGCGTGACCTACGTCAGCAAGCAGGCACTGTTCGAGCAGGCCGACATTCTCTCGGTCCATCTGGTGCTCAGCGAACGCACCCGTGGCCTGGTGGATGCCCAGGCACTGGGTTGGATGAAACCTGGGGCGCTGCTGGTCAATACCGCGCGCGGGCCGATCGTCGATGAGCCCGCCCTGATCGATGCCCTCCAGCATAAGCGCCTGGGCGGCGCGGCCCTGGACGTGTTTGCTCAGGAGCCCTTGCCGTCCGACCACCCGTTCCGGACCTTGGATAACGTGCTGGCCACGCCGCATGTGGGGTACGTCAGCCGGCAGAATTATCGGCAGTTCTATTCGTTGATGATTGAGGATCTGCGGGCCTGGGCGGCGGGGAAGCCGATCCGGTTGTTGACGCCGGTTGGTTGA
- a CDS encoding FMN-dependent NADH-azoreductase, whose amino-acid sequence MKLLHIDSSILGDNSASRQLSREVVQAWQAAEADVVVTYRDLAADAISHFSAQTLVAAGTSAELRDAAQQHEAELSTTTMAEFLAADAVVIAAPMYNFTIPTQLKAWIDRIAVAGQTFRYTESGYEGLCGGKKLVIVSTAGGLHSGKPSGVAHEDYLKHMFSFLGITDIEFVRAEGLAYGDDMRTKAMSEAKAQIGEQFAAA is encoded by the coding sequence ATGAAACTTTTACACATCGATTCGAGCATCCTTGGCGACAATTCCGCTTCTCGCCAATTGAGCCGTGAAGTGGTCCAGGCCTGGCAAGCCGCCGAGGCGGACGTGGTCGTAACCTACCGTGACCTGGCCGCCGACGCCATCAGCCACTTTTCCGCCCAGACCCTGGTCGCCGCCGGGACCAGCGCTGAACTGCGCGACGCCGCCCAACAACACGAGGCTGAGCTCAGCACGACCACGATGGCCGAATTCCTGGCAGCAGACGCCGTGGTCATCGCCGCGCCCATGTACAACTTCACCATTCCGACCCAGCTCAAGGCCTGGATCGATCGCATCGCGGTGGCCGGGCAGACGTTTCGCTACACTGAAAGCGGTTATGAAGGCCTGTGCGGTGGCAAGAAGCTGGTGATTGTTTCGACCGCAGGCGGCCTGCATTCTGGCAAACCCAGTGGCGTGGCCCATGAGGACTACCTCAAGCATATGTTCAGTTTCCTGGGAATCACCGACATCGAGTTCGTCCGCGCCGAGGGCCTGGCTTACGGTGACGACATGCGCACCAAGGCCATGAGCGAAGCCAAGGCGCAAATTGGCGAGCAGTTCGCCGCTGCGTAA
- a CDS encoding DUF1294 domain-containing protein, whose translation MTDPGARKHAARNANGAVQNLRLKLIVFALLCALPLFGSILLGVRAVSWVPMTAYGLVSLVAFLLYWSDKRKARADVWRIPENVLHAVALAGGWPGALLAQQLFRHKTRKVSFQVVFWFIVLLHQVFWIDQLFLGRLLTLF comes from the coding sequence ATGACCGATCCGGGCGCCCGCAAACACGCCGCGCGCAACGCCAATGGGGCCGTGCAGAATCTGCGACTCAAGCTGATCGTGTTTGCGCTGCTGTGTGCCTTGCCGCTGTTCGGGTCGATTTTGCTCGGCGTGCGAGCGGTGTCCTGGGTGCCGATGACAGCCTATGGGCTCGTCAGTCTGGTGGCGTTTCTGCTGTACTGGAGCGACAAGCGTAAGGCCCGTGCCGACGTCTGGCGCATTCCAGAGAACGTGTTGCATGCCGTGGCGCTGGCGGGTGGTTGGCCGGGGGCACTGCTGGCCCAGCAGCTGTTTCGCCACAAGACCCGCAAAGTGTCGTTCCAGGTGGTGTTCTGGTTCATCGTGCTGCTGCACCAAGTGTTCTGGATTGACCAGCTGTTCCTGGGGCGTCTGCTGACTTTGTTCTAG
- a CDS encoding dienelactone hydrolase produces the protein MTRLGAGLLLCLLASLGSVQAAPAPHPHWSAGFHELSFLDPLDQQPMHAIAFYPSIDKEQSSQLGGYQIDAAPEAQIAIGRFPLLMLSHGNTGTPLALHDLATALARKGFVVVAVIHPGDNAQDHSRLGTLSNLYGRPIQISEAITATLNDPMLSPFVNAGQVGVIGYSAGGETALILSGATPDLNRLRHYCQERPDDRDACNTQGELIADRDDLQPVSDPRVRALLLMAPLSLKFGRHTLADVHVPVLLYSGDGDKLVAFDKNAAALARKLPTAPDFKTLAGAGHFVFLAPCTDEQIVAMPALCTDADGVDRKDIHRTMISEASRFFSDALGKSTRAGLRTVDQ, from the coding sequence ATGACACGTCTTGGTGCAGGGCTACTGCTGTGCTTGCTCGCCAGCCTGGGTTCGGTGCAGGCCGCGCCGGCACCGCATCCGCATTGGAGCGCCGGTTTCCATGAGCTGAGCTTTCTCGATCCGCTGGATCAGCAGCCCATGCACGCCATTGCTTTCTATCCCTCCATCGATAAGGAACAGTCCAGCCAGTTGGGCGGCTACCAGATCGACGCCGCACCAGAGGCGCAGATCGCCATCGGCCGCTTTCCGTTGTTGATGCTGTCCCATGGCAACACCGGCACACCGCTGGCCCTGCATGACCTGGCCACCGCCCTGGCGCGCAAGGGGTTTGTGGTGGTGGCGGTGATTCATCCTGGTGATAACGCCCAGGATCACAGCCGGCTCGGTACCCTCAGTAACCTGTACGGTCGGCCGATCCAGATTTCCGAAGCGATCACCGCGACGCTGAATGATCCGATGCTCTCACCGTTCGTCAATGCCGGGCAGGTCGGGGTGATCGGATATTCCGCCGGTGGTGAAACTGCGCTGATCCTGTCTGGTGCGACGCCGGACCTCAATCGCCTGCGCCATTACTGCCAGGAGCGGCCGGATGACCGTGACGCCTGTAACACCCAGGGTGAACTGATCGCTGACCGTGACGACCTGCAGCCCGTGTCCGACCCTCGCGTTCGGGCGTTGTTGCTCATGGCACCGTTGAGCTTGAAGTTCGGTCGTCATACCCTGGCTGACGTGCATGTGCCGGTGTTGTTGTACAGCGGGGATGGGGACAAGCTGGTGGCCTTTGATAAGAATGCTGCAGCGTTGGCTCGCAAACTGCCCACGGCACCGGATTTCAAGACGCTGGCGGGGGCGGGGCATTTTGTGTTTTTGGCGCCGTGTACTGATGAGCAGATTGTTGCGATGCCTGCGTTGTGTACTGATGCTGATGGCGTTGATCGTAAGGATATTCATCGCACGATGATTTCGGAGGCTAGCCGTTTTTTCAGCGATGCCTTGGGCAAATCGACCCGGGCGGGGTTGAGGACGGTTGATCAATGA